The following are from one region of the bacterium genome:
- a CDS encoding glycerophosphodiester phosphodiesterase, whose amino-acid sequence RPDNTMAAFHYAWELGGIPEADIRTTRDGVIICLHDETLARTTDAPAEIASIQVHLLDLAEIRKWDAGVRFAPDYQGEKVPTLLEVLIAMSGHPERELYMDIKQVDLVKIGRLIDSLQVAKQILVASPKQVECKTLRNLAVGVRSMLWIGGSAQEIADQFTAAAETGFDGLDQVQIHLNDRKEPSTWRYEVERALLQDALQQTAENGIDLEVFVKQFREADLHALLDLGIRWYATDEPNRFAQAVANWRAKKG is encoded by the coding sequence ACCGGCCGGATAACACCATGGCTGCTTTTCACTATGCCTGGGAACTGGGTGGTATTCCGGAGGCCGACATCCGCACCACGCGCGACGGCGTGATCATCTGCCTGCATGATGAAACCCTGGCGCGCACCACCGATGCACCGGCGGAGATCGCTTCGATCCAAGTCCACCTGCTCGACTTGGCCGAGATTCGAAAATGGGATGCCGGCGTCAGGTTCGCGCCGGACTATCAGGGAGAAAAAGTGCCCACGCTCCTGGAGGTGCTCATCGCCATGAGCGGTCATCCGGAACGAGAGCTCTATATGGATATCAAACAGGTGGATTTGGTGAAAATCGGCCGTCTTATCGATTCCCTGCAAGTGGCCAAACAGATCCTGGTGGCCAGCCCGAAACAGGTGGAATGCAAGACGCTGAGAAATCTGGCCGTTGGGGTGCGCAGCATGCTGTGGATCGGTGGATCAGCACAAGAGATCGCGGATCAATTCACCGCCGCAGCAGAGACCGGCTTTGATGGGTTGGACCAGGTGCAGATCCACCTCAATGATCGCAAGGAGCCCTCGACCTGGCGCTATGAGGTGGAACGCGCGCTGCTGCAGGATGCGTTGCAGCAGACCGCTGAAAACGGGATCGATCTGGAGGTCTTTGTCAAACAGTTTAGAGAAGCAGACCTTCATGCCCTGCTCGATCTCGGCATCCGCTGGTACGCCACCGACGAGCCAAATCGATTTGCACAAGCCGTGGCAAACTGGCGAGCGAAAAAAGGATGA
- a CDS encoding amidohydrolase family protein has translation MKVDKTTEPLREQIDRIQIIDTHEHIPDEAVACANRLGFFGLFEHYVSSDLVSAGMPRENLEALRNPDNGLTPQHRWALMADWWPYVRTTGYGRAMLEYLRELFGIEDVTADTVLELCRRINEARKPGWFRTVLRERANIDKALVIRWPGQSVEVDRELFRAVPILDHYAMPSTRADLAELEKESGHSIQTLDQLMNAQEERLESFIAKGIVAVKLFLAYQRTLQVDCYTKIEASRVFDRLWLSQKIDLTLQDLKPLQDFMTRRLIGLAAERGLPIQIHTGLQEGNGNNIENSKPTLLTGLFFDFPDARFDLFHAGYPWSGEVAALAKNFANVYADLCWMPAVSPAFMARVLDEWIETIPANKILAVGGDSNYVEGAFGHCTIARRVVSDVLSRKVAGDYLTSAEAHWLAKRILRENARELFRLNQETVE, from the coding sequence ATGAAAGTGGACAAAACGACAGAGCCCTTGCGCGAACAGATCGACAGGATCCAAATCATCGATACCCATGAACACATTCCGGATGAAGCAGTCGCCTGCGCCAACCGGCTGGGATTTTTCGGTCTGTTCGAGCATTACGTCTCATCGGATCTGGTTTCTGCCGGCATGCCCCGGGAGAACCTCGAGGCGTTGCGCAATCCAGACAACGGATTAACGCCGCAACACCGTTGGGCGCTGATGGCCGACTGGTGGCCGTATGTCCGCACCACCGGCTATGGCCGGGCCATGCTCGAATACCTCCGCGAGCTGTTCGGCATCGAGGACGTCACTGCGGACACCGTGCTCGAGCTGTGCCGCCGCATCAACGAAGCGCGCAAGCCGGGCTGGTTCCGAACGGTGCTTAGGGAGCGGGCCAACATCGACAAGGCGCTGGTCATTCGCTGGCCCGGACAATCGGTGGAGGTGGACCGGGAGCTGTTTCGTGCCGTGCCGATCCTGGACCATTATGCCATGCCCAGCACCCGGGCTGATCTGGCGGAATTGGAAAAAGAGTCCGGCCATTCCATTCAAACTCTGGATCAGTTGATGAACGCGCAGGAGGAACGGCTCGAGTCATTTATCGCCAAAGGCATTGTCGCGGTCAAACTGTTTTTAGCCTATCAACGAACCCTGCAAGTGGACTGCTATACGAAGATTGAGGCCTCGCGCGTTTTCGACCGTCTGTGGCTTTCACAAAAAATCGACCTGACCCTGCAGGATCTCAAGCCGTTGCAGGATTTCATGACTCGTCGATTGATCGGTCTGGCGGCTGAACGCGGTCTGCCGATACAGATCCATACCGGTCTACAGGAGGGCAACGGCAATAATATTGAAAATTCCAAACCGACTTTATTGACCGGCCTGTTTTTCGATTTTCCCGACGCACGCTTTGATCTCTTTCACGCAGGCTATCCATGGTCCGGCGAAGTGGCTGCATTGGCAAAAAATTTCGCCAACGTCTATGCGGATCTGTGCTGGATGCCGGCGGTTTCCCCTGCGTTTATGGCCCGGGTGCTTGACGAATGGATAGAGACCATTCCGGCGAATAAAATCCTCGCAGTGGGCGGCGACTCGAACTATGTCGAGGGCGCGTTCGGCCACTGCACCATCGCCCGGCGCGTGGTCAGCGATGTGCTCAGTCGCAAGGTGGCCGGCGATTATCTCACCAGCGCAGAGGCGCATTGGCTGGCGAAGCGTATTTTGCGTGAGAACGCCCGTGAACTGTTTCGCCTGAATCAGGAGACTGTTGAATGA